The genomic DNA GAACCCCCTTAGACGCCTCCGCCAGTCGAATTCCGAATTCTTCCTGCACCTCGGGAGAAAGCGAAACCATCTCCTCATGGTCGTCATGCCCTTCTTCCCCGTGGGCATGCTCCTCTTTATTCTCCCCAGTACCATGCCCTCCGTGCTCATGGTCTGAATGGTCGCCGTGGTCATCATGCTCAGCCTCCTCTCCTTCGGCATGGTGCTGGCTTTCCCCGGCCTCCGATTTATGGTGCTCCGGTTCGGCGTGATCGTGGCCACCTTCGTGCCCGAAACTGGGAGATGCGACGAGAAGTCCAGCCAATAGCAGCGTCTGGAGACGGCGGTTCAAAAGCGAAAACAGTGGGTGGGTCAAAATCTTCATGGTGAAAGTTCTAAATGGTTTCATTGATTCAGGGTCGCGGGACGGGTCAGGTTCTCGATCGCAGTTAGGGCCTCGGCATACCGGCCCAAGGCTTCTAAGTAGGATTCCCGGAGCGCAAACAGCTCTTGGCGGCTATCGATCACGGCCACCTGTGTAAACTGTCCTCGGCGATATCCCTCTTCAGCGGCTTCCAGGGTTTCCCGAGCTGCGGGAAGAAGATCCGCCTCAATACTGCGGGCATCGGCATAGGCCGCATGCAATTGCCGCCAGCTGTCGTTCAACGCGAGGAGCAATTCCCTGCGACGGGACTCCCGCTCGTATTCTACGGATCGCAACGCGGCGCGGGCAGACCGAATGTTGCCCTGATTCCGGTCAAAAAGCGGCCAGGGTACCGCCACTCCGGCGACAAACCCGAGATTCCCATCGTCTTCATTGTAGTAGCGGGCGCCCCCATACACCTCAATGTCCGGCGTTGCCCTCGCCTCTTCCAGCTCCAGTGCGGCCTGCCGCTGCTGCCGATCTGATTCGAAACGCTTGAGAATGACCGTTTCCGGCAATACCGCCGCCAGCTCCTCGATCGAAGGAATCTCCTCCTCCAAAACGATCTCACCCTGCACTTCAAACTCCGGCGCGGGGACCATCCCCCACAGCGAAGCTAAATCCGCCCGCGCCGACTCATAGTCCCTCTCGGATTGGCGTAAAAGAAACTCCT from Puniceicoccus vermicola includes the following:
- a CDS encoding TolC family protein; this translates as MHRPKLFSKNTRFLLHLLFALGASPASTFGQIGAEPVDFEQALQLALDNDPRYDLVAERRDAADGQVEQAGVRPNPVIGAEAENFLGTGPVSGVQALEVTLGVTQVLETADKRRLRTELERQRLASFVWEAEQLESDIEAEVRKAFVEVLLSQQSVALREKQLELAERSLSETQGLVQNARSPQVEETRATLAVRRQEFLLRQSERDYESARADLASLWGMVPAPEFEVQGEIVLEEEIPSIEELAAVLPETVILKRFESDRQQRQAALELEEARATPDIEVYGGARYYNEDDGNLGFVAGVAVPWPLFDRNQGNIRSARAALRSVEYERESRRRELLLALNDSWRQLHAAYADARSIEADLLPAARETLEAAEEGYRRGQFTQVAVIDSRQELFALRESYLEALGRYAEALTAIENLTRPATLNQ